One Erythrobacter sp. SDW2 genomic region harbors:
- a CDS encoding SRPBCC family protein gives MNRLTAAAFAAACLLATPAQAEIVELADGGFVTRDAAAVGADPQAVWLALISPGDWWSDNHTWSGDSANMMITPQGGGCFCERIPAQEKDGAIGLDGSVQHMIVLQANPRKVLRMRGALGPLQSEPVTGVLTITLKPIEKGTRIVWEYVVGGFMRYEPEVIAKAVDGVMSQQLAGLAGKLGRIPDPEAKPAPEPAEAAPKEGAAPDKEPAEKPARAIGEDFLDDGAAGEDAEAKVSPPKPAPKPGDGDAG, from the coding sequence ATGAACCGATTGACCGCCGCCGCATTTGCGGCCGCCTGCCTGCTTGCCACCCCCGCGCAGGCCGAGATTGTCGAGCTCGCCGACGGCGGCTTTGTCACCCGCGATGCCGCCGCCGTCGGCGCTGACCCGCAAGCGGTGTGGCTGGCGCTCATTTCGCCAGGCGACTGGTGGAGCGACAACCACACCTGGTCCGGTGATTCCGCCAATATGATGATTACGCCGCAAGGCGGCGGGTGTTTCTGCGAGCGGATCCCCGCGCAGGAGAAGGACGGTGCCATCGGCCTCGATGGCAGTGTCCAGCACATGATCGTGCTCCAGGCCAACCCGCGCAAAGTGCTGCGGATGCGCGGCGCGCTGGGGCCTTTGCAGAGCGAGCCGGTCACCGGCGTCCTCACCATCACGCTCAAGCCGATCGAGAAGGGCACCCGCATCGTCTGGGAATATGTCGTAGGTGGTTTCATGCGGTACGAACCCGAGGTGATTGCCAAGGCTGTCGATGGCGTGATGTCGCAACAGCTCGCCGGCCTAGCGGGCAAGCTTGGCCGTATTCCCGATCCGGAAGCGAAGCCGGCACCCGAGCCGGCTGAAGCAGCGCCAAAGGAGGGGGCAGCTCCAGACAAGGAACCTGCGGAGAAGCCAGCGCGCGCCATCGGCGAGGATTTCCTCGATGACGGGGCCGCCGGGGAGGATGCCGAAGCCAAGGTGAGCCCGCCCAAGCCGGCGCCGAAGCCCGGCGATGGGGATGCGGGGTGA
- the rpsM gene encoding 30S ribosomal protein S13, which translates to MARIAGVNIPTNKRVIIALTYIHGIGRTTAVEIANKLGIDHARRVQDLSDEEVLRLRETIDADYTVEGDLRRNTAMNIKRLMDLKSYRGLRHRAGLPVRGQRTHTNARTRKGKAKPIAGKKK; encoded by the coding sequence GTGGCTCGTATTGCCGGGGTCAATATCCCCACCAACAAGCGCGTGATCATCGCGCTCACCTACATCCACGGGATCGGTCGCACGACTGCCGTGGAAATCGCCAACAAGCTGGGCATCGACCATGCTCGCCGCGTGCAGGATCTTTCCGACGAGGAAGTCCTTCGCCTGCGCGAGACGATCGACGCCGATTACACCGTGGAAGGCGACCTGCGTCGCAACACCGCGATGAACATCAAGCGGCTGATGGACCTCAAGTCCTATCGCGGCCTGCGCCATCGCGCCGGCCTTCCCGTCCGTGGCCAGCGCACGCACACCAATGCGCGCACCCGCAAGGGCAAGGCGAAGCCGATCGCCGGCAAGAAGAAGTAA
- the rpsK gene encoding 30S ribosomal protein S11, whose translation MAREPGRIRRRERKNITSGVAHINASFNNTMITITDAQGNAISWSSAGMMGFKGSRKSTPYAAQVAADDAGRKAAEHGVRTLEVEVKGPGSGRESALRGLAAVGFTITSIRDVTPIPHNGVRPSKRRRV comes from the coding sequence ATGGCACGCGAACCAGGCCGCATCCGGCGCCGCGAGCGCAAGAACATCACCAGCGGTGTTGCGCACATCAACGCCAGCTTCAACAATACCATGATCACCATCACCGACGCACAGGGCAATGCCATCAGCTGGTCCAGTGCCGGCATGATGGGCTTCAAGGGCAGCCGCAAGTCGACCCCCTATGCCGCCCAGGTTGCCGCCGATGATGCCGGTCGCAAGGCAGCCGAGCACGGCGTCCGCACCCTCGAAGTCGAAGTGAAGGGTCCGGGCTCGGGCCGCGAGAGCGCTCTGCGCGGTCTCGCTGCCGTGGGCTTCACCATCACTTCGATCCGCGACGTCACGCCGATCCCGCACAACGGGGTCCGGCCGTCGAAACGGCGCCGCGTCTGA